Proteins from a single region of Candidatus Sericytochromatia bacterium:
- a CDS encoding GNAT family N-acetyltransferase translates to MPLKVRSFQPSDGMTLCSRFASETRPLWFRLPPAYRIDALCEAPEGLTLKVLETSPESAVGLIAIDERTATPTLVGPLLWADQLADLYGHALLTAALQWAAAERLEQLHLKVDLDDDHILGFFLNQGFKLSGEREYLLSAARGSIPAPEAPDGVRVGLSPDMLSSDYLALYGEIGTELGWRERLDWSRPAVFEHLQRPDVLLFAARTGSTYLGFAELVVRETSGAELILFGVRPAFRGRGIATALLSHVLWHCTELLGHDRVWFTTQSEDGGRLRFTPARHALRQERVLIQLEKRLIEVPSGRYAPG, encoded by the coding sequence ATGCCCCTGAAAGTACGCTCGTTCCAGCCATCGGACGGGATGACGCTCTGCTCTCGGTTCGCGTCCGAAACGCGACCGCTGTGGTTCAGGCTCCCGCCCGCTTATCGCATCGACGCCCTCTGTGAAGCCCCCGAAGGCCTCACCCTGAAAGTGCTGGAAACTTCTCCAGAATCGGCCGTTGGCCTGATTGCGATCGATGAGCGCACCGCCACCCCGACCCTGGTCGGCCCGTTGCTCTGGGCCGACCAGCTCGCGGATCTTTATGGCCACGCCTTGCTGACGGCCGCCTTGCAGTGGGCGGCGGCAGAACGGCTCGAGCAGCTTCACTTGAAAGTCGATCTGGACGACGACCACATCCTGGGCTTCTTCCTGAACCAGGGCTTCAAACTGTCAGGCGAGCGCGAGTACCTGCTGTCAGCTGCACGGGGCAGCATCCCGGCGCCCGAGGCGCCCGACGGCGTGCGGGTCGGCCTGAGCCCGGACATGCTGTCAAGCGATTACCTGGCCCTCTATGGGGAAATCGGAACCGAGCTGGGCTGGCGCGAACGGCTCGACTGGAGCCGCCCGGCGGTATTCGAACACCTCCAGCGCCCGGACGTCTTGCTGTTCGCGGCCCGCACCGGCAGCACCTATCTCGGCTTTGCGGAACTGGTCGTACGCGAGACCAGCGGGGCTGAGCTGATCCTGTTCGGGGTGCGCCCGGCTTTTCGGGGCCGTGGCATCGCGACGGCCTTGCTGTCTCACGTCCTGTGGCATTGCACGGAACTGCTGGGGCACGACCGCGTCTGGTTCACGACCCAATCTGAAGACGGCGGGCGCCTGCGCTTCACGCCGGCCCGGCACGCGCTGCGCCAGGAACGGGTGCTCATCCAGCTGGAGAAGCGTCTGATTGAGGTGCCGTCGGGCCGGTACGCGCCAGGCTGA
- a CDS encoding penicillin-binding transpeptidase domain-containing protein translates to MPDLPAFQRDVVQLMAGRQGTLVSVSAETGLLRAVVNPGAARQPTPPGSLFKLAIALAALQPAATAGTTRRCQGVLADVSPGPALRCWLPSGHGQLGLEEALALSCNVYFAGLGRELGEPAVRRWGQRVGFLPAKQAVAPRLEAWIGEGAQWSATPWTLAAFAAALSREDGRRFEPSWHQPVASLSPLGLGARTRERLLAGMRLASTRGSARAAGRAGLLVYGKSGTATYLDGSNRTWGWFVGFGRVAGGRAPTLALAVRLGDASGFGDAAPLAGQVFARWAARGTP, encoded by the coding sequence GTGCCGGACCTCCCCGCCTTCCAGCGGGATGTGGTCCAGCTCATGGCGGGTCGCCAGGGCACCCTGGTCAGTGTCTCGGCGGAGACCGGCTTGTTGCGCGCGGTGGTGAACCCGGGCGCGGCACGCCAACCGACGCCACCCGGCTCGCTGTTCAAGCTGGCGATCGCCCTGGCCGCCCTGCAACCGGCCGCCACTGCCGGGACCACGCGTCGCTGCCAGGGGGTGCTCGCTGACGTTTCGCCCGGGCCTGCGCTGCGTTGCTGGCTTCCCAGCGGCCACGGCCAGCTGGGGCTGGAGGAGGCCCTGGCGCTGTCTTGCAACGTCTATTTCGCCGGCTTGGGACGTGAACTGGGCGAACCCGCGGTTCGTCGCTGGGGCCAACGGGTTGGCTTCCTGCCCGCGAAGCAGGCCGTGGCGCCTCGTCTGGAGGCCTGGATCGGGGAAGGTGCGCAGTGGTCTGCCACCCCCTGGACGCTGGCTGCCTTTGCGGCTGCACTGTCGCGGGAGGACGGGCGGCGCTTCGAGCCGAGCTGGCACCAGCCGGTGGCATCGCTTTCCCCTCTGGGGCTCGGCGCGCGCACGCGGGAGCGTCTGCTGGCCGGGATGCGCCTGGCGAGCACCCGGGGAAGCGCGCGGGCGGCCGGCCGAGCGGGCTTGTTGGTGTATGGCAAGAGCGGAACCGCGACCTACCTGGATGGCTCGAACCGGACGTGGGGATGGTTCGTCGGCTTTGGCCGCGTGGCCGGGGGGCGAGCGCCTACGCTTGCGCTGGCCGTTCGATTGGGGGATGCCTCCGGGTTTGGCGATGCGGCGCCACTGGCCGGACAGGTCTTTGCCCGCTGGGCCGCGCGAGGAACCCCATGA
- a CDS encoding SpoIID/LytB domain-containing protein — protein MNGLSAQVELLLFAHERPAALEVAALRDWRLRSSLVTRRFQASRSTALECRAGSVGLKGEATAAARWQGEGDGPWRLRAAGRVVTLRGDWEVSDQGGNLRVKVRLPLEDYVAGVLPAEITADAPAAALAAQAVCVRSFTWRASRHPRHEAAWLCDATHCQRFRGTLLPARWVTRALAASAHVVRTWDGQPALTVWHASCGGHGASAQAAFGGTAVPYLLGGRDTRPDGRAWCEGAPGPWRLTLPRDHAEALWRSGGLLGPGESLVQLSVDAREPDGRVRTLRWAGHAPRVALAREVWPRLGPTLPWPGWASLRFDLNPTSEGWQFTGQGLGHGVGLCQAGASARARSGWSFARILDAYFPGTRSAHWRLVRGQRSVVPSWADEGPPGL, from the coding sequence ATGAACGGCCTGTCCGCCCAGGTCGAACTGCTGCTGTTTGCGCACGAACGCCCGGCCGCGCTGGAGGTGGCGGCTCTGAGAGACTGGCGCCTGCGCTCCAGTCTCGTCACGCGGCGTTTTCAGGCCAGTCGCTCGACCGCCCTGGAATGTCGCGCCGGCAGTGTCGGCTTGAAGGGCGAGGCCACAGCGGCCGCGCGCTGGCAGGGAGAGGGGGACGGGCCCTGGCGTCTGCGCGCGGCCGGACGCGTGGTGACGCTGCGTGGCGACTGGGAGGTGTCAGACCAGGGAGGCAACCTGCGGGTGAAGGTGCGCTTGCCTCTGGAGGACTATGTGGCCGGTGTGCTGCCAGCCGAGATCACGGCGGACGCCCCGGCTGCCGCTCTGGCTGCGCAAGCCGTCTGCGTGCGCAGTTTCACGTGGCGGGCGAGTCGACATCCGCGCCATGAGGCGGCCTGGCTCTGCGATGCGACTCACTGTCAGCGTTTTCGGGGGACACTCCTACCAGCGCGCTGGGTCACGCGTGCCCTGGCCGCCAGCGCGCACGTCGTGCGCACCTGGGACGGCCAACCGGCCCTCACCGTGTGGCACGCCAGTTGTGGTGGCCACGGGGCGTCGGCCCAGGCCGCCTTTGGCGGGACGGCCGTGCCTTACCTGCTCGGCGGCCGGGACACGCGGCCCGACGGGCGCGCCTGGTGCGAAGGTGCGCCCGGGCCGTGGCGCCTGACGCTGCCGCGGGACCATGCGGAGGCCCTCTGGCGTTCCGGGGGATTGCTGGGCCCGGGGGAGAGCCTTGTGCAACTCTCGGTCGATGCGCGGGAGCCGGACGGGCGGGTGCGTACGCTTCGTTGGGCCGGCCACGCGCCTCGCGTGGCCCTCGCGCGGGAGGTCTGGCCGCGGCTGGGGCCAACCCTGCCCTGGCCGGGCTGGGCCAGCTTGCGCTTCGACCTGAATCCAACATCGGAGGGCTGGCAGTTCACCGGGCAGGGGCTGGGCCACGGGGTGGGGCTGTGCCAGGCTGGAGCGAGTGCGCGAGCCCGCAGCGGCTGGTCGTTTGCGCGCATTCTGGACGCCTATTTCCCTGGCACACGCAGCGCCCATTGGAGGCTCGTGCGGGGGCAAAGGAGCGTGGTACCATCCTGGGCGGATGAGGGTCCTCCGGGCCTGTGA